The following is a genomic window from Butyricimonas faecihominis.
TGTCGCTGTTGGTGGGATTCGCTGCAGCTTTTATCTCGGGATGTATTGCTTGTCGCTGGATGATTAATATCGTGAAAAAGGGTAAGTTGATTTGGTTCGCTCTTTATTGCGCTATCGCGGGTGTATTGACGATTGTTTTAGGATAATGAGTAAGTGGGGTAATATTTTTTTTAGAGAAGGAGAGGATTTTCGGGCAGGAGCGGTGTTCGTGGTCGATAAACCATTGCGCTGGACATCGTTTGACGTGGTGAACAAAGTTCGTATTTGCTTGAGAAAAGGATACGGGAAGATAAAAGTGGGGCACGCGGGGACGTTGGATCCTTTGGCATCGGGAGTGGTGATTATTTGTGTGGGGAAGGAGACAAAGAAGATCGAGGAGTATATGGGACAGGAGAAAGAGTACGTGGCGGAAATTACTTTCGGGCATACGACCCCTTCTTATGATTTGGAGACATCTTTTGACGGGGAGTTTTCGTATGAACAAGTGGATCGTGCTTGTTTGGAGCGGGCGGTCCAGCAGTTTGTCGGGGAAATTGAGCAGTTTCCGCCCTCTTATTCGGCTGTTCGTGTTGACGGGGTCCGGGCGTACGAGATGGCTCGTCGGGGGGACGAGGTGGAGATGAAGAGCCGGAAGGTAGTGGTTCGGGAGATTGAAATATTGAAAGTGGAACTTCCAATAGTGGAACTCCGGATTGTGTGTGGCAAGGGAACGTACATCCGTTCGCTGGCTCATGATCTGGGAAAAGCCTGCGGGAGCGGTTCGCATTTGTCAGCTCTAAGAAGGACCCGGGTGGGGGACTTCCGGGTGGAAGATGGGTTTAAAATGGATGAAATTATTGGAGTTTTACAGGAAAATTTGTAATTTAGCAAGATTTGATTAATATATAAACATTATTCAACATGAAATTATCTAAGTTTAAATATAAGTTGCCGCCGGAGTTGATCGCGTTACATCCGACGCCTAACCGGGATGAGGCCCGGTTGATGGTTCTGGATCGGAAAACCGGAAAGATTGAACACAAGGTATTTAAAGATGTGATTGACTATTTTGACGAGAAAGACGTGTTCGTTTTTAACGATTCCAAGGTGTTCCCGGCGAGGTTATATGGAAACAAGGAAAAAACCGGTGCGGAGATCGAGGTGTTTTTGCTGAGAGAGCTGAACCCGGAATTGCGTATTTGGGACGTGTTGGTTGATCCGGCTCGGAAAATACGTATCGGGAACAAGTTGTATTTCGGGGAAGATGATAGCATGGTGGCCGAGGTCATTGATAATACCACTTCTCGCGGGAGAACTTTGCGTTTCCTGTTCGATGGTGAATATGACGAGTTCAAGAAGGAGTTGTACGCGTTGGGCGAAACCCCGCTTCCTCGTTTTATTAACCGGAAAGTGGAACCTGAAGATGCTGATAATTACCAGACTATTTTTGCCAAGCATGAAGGTGCGGTGGCTGCCCCGACTGCGGGTATGCATTTTAGTCGCGAGTTGATGAAACGTATGGAGATCAAGGGGATTGATTTCGCTTACATCACGTTGCACGTCGGATTGGGGAATTTCCGGGAGGTGGACGTGGAGGATTTGACGAAGCATAAGATGGATTCGGAACAAATCTTCGTGACACCGGAAACGGTGAAAATCGTGAATGACGCGAAGGATGAAAAGCATAAAATTTGTGCCGTGGGTACGACGGTGGTACGTACATTGGAGAGCTGCGTGACCACCAAAGGACGGTTGACGGAGTTTGAAGGGTGGACGAACAAGTTTATCTTCCCCCCGTATGATTTCAGCGTGCCGGATGCTTTCATTTCCAATTTCCATTTGCCTTATTCGACGTTATTGATGATGGTGGCGGCCTTCGGTGGGTATGAACACGTCATGGAAGCGTATAATCAGGCGGTTAAGGAAAAATATCGTTTTGGTACTTATGGCGATGCCATGCTTATCATTTAAAATATAGAACCTGAGGGTTGAAGACGGTATGCTGAAAGGTATGCCGTTTTTTTGATAAAGGAACAAAGATTTGGAAGCAAAAGAGTTATTAGATTTATTTCAAGATCATCCTGTCGTTCAGAAAATTGCCAATCGGCTGCGCAAGCAGACGGGGACAAAGATAAAGTTGGAGAACGGGATCGGTTCGCTCGTGGCTTTTATCGCGGCTGCCGTGGGACGGGAGATGAAGGGATTACAGCTTTTCGTGTTGAACGACAAGGAGGAGGCTGCTTATTTCTACAATGATTTGTTGACTTTTTATGACGAGGAGAACGTGCGTTTTCTGCCTTCCTCGTTTCGGCGTTCCGGTAATTTTGAAGATAAAGATAACGATTCGATTCTGGTTCGGACAGAGGTGTTGAATGCCTTGACGGCAAAAGAGGTGGGGATGGTGGTCACTTACACGGAGGCGATGGCCGAGAAGGTGGTGAGCAAGAAGATGTTGGCCGATATGTCGATGCCCGTGATCAAGGGGAACAAGCTGTCGCTAACGTTTTTGGAGTCGTTGTTGGGAGAGTACGGTTTCGAACGGAATGATTTCGTGTATGAACCCGGACAGTTTTCTATCCGGGGAAGTATCGTGGATGTCTATTCTTTCGCGGAAGAGCGTCCGGTGCGAATAGACTTTTTCGGGGACGAGGTGGAAAGCATTCGTTATTTCGATGTAGAGACACAGCTTTCCGAGCAGTTGATTGACAAGGTGGTGATCGTACCCGATTTGAGCGAGTCAACGGATAAGAATGATAACGTGGGGTTGACCGAGTTCCTTGGGAAAGAGGCCACGTGGTGGATGAAGAATTCCTTGTTGATTCATGACCGCATTAATTCGTTAAAAGAACTGGATGCCGGGGAATTCCTGATCACGTCGGATAGTTTGTTCCGGACGATCGAGGGGAACAGTGTGGTGGAGTGGGGACCGGAGTTGTTTTTCCGGGGTGAGGTGATTCGCTTGGAGGCGGAGGTGCAACCGGCCGTGAACAAGCAGTTCGATTTGCTGGCAGAGCATTTGCTAGACAAGCAGATGGATCGCTACACGGTTTATCTTTGTTCTACGAACGATATGCAACTCCAGCGATTGCGGGATATTTTCTCGGACAAGGGGCATGAGGTGAATTTTGTACCCGTGGAGGGAACGATCCACGAGGGTTTCAGTGATGCCCTGATCAAGGTGTGTATCTACACGGAGCATCAGATCTTCGATCGTTACCAGAAATACCGTTTGAAGACTTCGCAGATCCGGAAAGGGCGGGAGTCCATCACGATCAGCGAGTTGCAGAACCTGCATCCCGGAGATTACGTGGTGCATATAGATCACGGGATCGGGCGCTTCGGCGGGTTGACGAAGATTGATAATGACGGGAAGATTCAGGAGGCCATACGTTTGGTGTATAAGAATAATTCCGAATTGTACGTGAGTCTCCATTCATTACATAAAATTTCCAAGTACAAGGGGAAGGACGGTGAACCGCCAACCGTGAGTAAGTTGGGTGGGGAGGCTTGGAATAAATTAAAACAGCGAACCAAGTCGAGGGTAAAGGATATTGCCCGGGAGTTAATAGCTCTGTATGCCAAGCGCAGGCGGGAGGAGGCTTATGCGTTCTCGAAAGATAGTTTCTTGCAGGACGAGATGGAGGCATCCTTTATGTACGAGGAAACGCCGGATCAGATGAAGGCGATCGAGGCGGTGAAAGCGGACATGGAGAGTCCTCACGTGATGGATCGTCTGGTTTGCGGGGATGTGGGATTCGGAAAAACGGAAGTCGCTATTCGTGCGGCATTCAAGGCGGTGGCTGATAGTAAACAGGTGGCCGTGTTGGTGCCGACGACGGTTTTGGCTTATCAGCATTATAATACTTTCAAGAAACGTCTGGAGGGGATGCCTTGCCGGATCGAGTATATCAGTCGGATGAAAAAGAGTGCCGATATTAAGCGGATTTTGAAAGATTTGGAAGCGGGGAAGGTGGATATTATCATCGGGACGCATCGTTTGACAAGTAATGATATAAAATTTAAGGATCTCGGTTTGCTGGTGATTGATGAGGAGCAGAAGTTTGGGGTGGCGGTGAAGGAGAAGTTGAAACGTTTGAAATTGAACGTGGATACCATTACCATGACGGCGACACCGATCCCGCGGACTCTGCAATTTTCGTTGATGGGGGCGAGGGATATGTCGATTATCCGTACGGCCCCGCCTAATCGTTACCCGATCGTGACGGAGTTACATCGTTTTGATGAGAAAGTGATTAAGGATGCGATTTCTTACGAGGTGAGCCGTGGGGGACAGGTGTTTTTTATTCATAACCGGGTGGATAATATCCGGGATATTCAATATATGATTCATCGTCTGATTCCCGGCATCAAGAGTTGTGTGGGACACGGGCAGATGAGTGGGGAGGAGTTGGAGACGGTGATGCATGATTTCGTGCGGGGAGATTACGACGTGTTGATTGCCACGACGATCGTGGAGTCGGGGTTGGATATTCCTAATGCGAATACTATTATTATTAATCAGGCCCAGAATTACGGGTTGAGTGATTTACACCAGTTGCGGGGACGGGTGGGACGTTCCAACCGGAAGGCTTTTTGTTATTTGCTGGCCCCGCCTTTGGAATTAGTGAATGCGGATGCCCGGAGGCGGTTGAAGGCGATCGAGGATTTCAGCGGCTTGGGGAGTGGGTTCAATATTGCCATGCAGGATTTGGATATTCGTGGGGCCGGGAATATTTTAGGGGGAGAGCAATCCGGTTTTATTGCAGAAGTGGGGTACGAGACCTATCAAAGAATTCTGAACGAGGCGTTAGTGGAATTGAGGGATGAGGAATTCCCCGAATTACAGAAGGTGCATCCGGATGAGCCGATGGCGTTTGCCACGGATTGCGTGATCGACACGGATTTTGCTTTGTTGATTCCCGATACTTACGTGGAGAACGTGAGCGAACGAATCCGCTTGTACCGGGAGTTGGATAATATCGCGAACGAAGAGGCTTTGCAGCGTTTCGAGATAGAGATGAAAGACCGCTTTGGCGAGATTCCGGCTCCGGTTGTCGGGTTGATGGAGGTGGTCCGGATTCGTCAGAGATGTATAGACTTGGGAATCGAGCGGTTGATGGTGAAGAATAACAAGATGGTTGTTTATTTTATCAGTGACCAAAATTCGCCATTCTATGCCTCTCCCGTGTTTAGCGAGCTATTGAAATTTATACAGAAACAGGTGATCCCTTGCAAGATCAGCGAAAAGAATGATAAGTTGAGTCTGGTTTTCACGAGTATTGCCGATATTAATCGGGTATCGGAAATTACGCGGG
Proteins encoded in this region:
- the queA gene encoding tRNA preQ1(34) S-adenosylmethionine ribosyltransferase-isomerase QueA; the encoded protein is MKLSKFKYKLPPELIALHPTPNRDEARLMVLDRKTGKIEHKVFKDVIDYFDEKDVFVFNDSKVFPARLYGNKEKTGAEIEVFLLRELNPELRIWDVLVDPARKIRIGNKLYFGEDDSMVAEVIDNTTSRGRTLRFLFDGEYDEFKKELYALGETPLPRFINRKVEPEDADNYQTIFAKHEGAVAAPTAGMHFSRELMKRMEIKGIDFAYITLHVGLGNFREVDVEDLTKHKMDSEQIFVTPETVKIVNDAKDEKHKICAVGTTVVRTLESCVTTKGRLTEFEGWTNKFIFPPYDFSVPDAFISNFHLPYSTLLMMVAAFGGYEHVMEAYNQAVKEKYRFGTYGDAMLII
- the mfd gene encoding transcription-repair coupling factor; the encoded protein is MEAKELLDLFQDHPVVQKIANRLRKQTGTKIKLENGIGSLVAFIAAAVGREMKGLQLFVLNDKEEAAYFYNDLLTFYDEENVRFLPSSFRRSGNFEDKDNDSILVRTEVLNALTAKEVGMVVTYTEAMAEKVVSKKMLADMSMPVIKGNKLSLTFLESLLGEYGFERNDFVYEPGQFSIRGSIVDVYSFAEERPVRIDFFGDEVESIRYFDVETQLSEQLIDKVVIVPDLSESTDKNDNVGLTEFLGKEATWWMKNSLLIHDRINSLKELDAGEFLITSDSLFRTIEGNSVVEWGPELFFRGEVIRLEAEVQPAVNKQFDLLAEHLLDKQMDRYTVYLCSTNDMQLQRLRDIFSDKGHEVNFVPVEGTIHEGFSDALIKVCIYTEHQIFDRYQKYRLKTSQIRKGRESITISELQNLHPGDYVVHIDHGIGRFGGLTKIDNDGKIQEAIRLVYKNNSELYVSLHSLHKISKYKGKDGEPPTVSKLGGEAWNKLKQRTKSRVKDIARELIALYAKRRREEAYAFSKDSFLQDEMEASFMYEETPDQMKAIEAVKADMESPHVMDRLVCGDVGFGKTEVAIRAAFKAVADSKQVAVLVPTTVLAYQHYNTFKKRLEGMPCRIEYISRMKKSADIKRILKDLEAGKVDIIIGTHRLTSNDIKFKDLGLLVIDEEQKFGVAVKEKLKRLKLNVDTITMTATPIPRTLQFSLMGARDMSIIRTAPPNRYPIVTELHRFDEKVIKDAISYEVSRGGQVFFIHNRVDNIRDIQYMIHRLIPGIKSCVGHGQMSGEELETVMHDFVRGDYDVLIATTIVESGLDIPNANTIIINQAQNYGLSDLHQLRGRVGRSNRKAFCYLLAPPLELVNADARRRLKAIEDFSGLGSGFNIAMQDLDIRGAGNILGGEQSGFIAEVGYETYQRILNEALVELRDEEFPELQKVHPDEPMAFATDCVIDTDFALLIPDTYVENVSERIRLYRELDNIANEEALQRFEIEMKDRFGEIPAPVVGLMEVVRIRQRCIDLGIERLMVKNNKMVVYFISDQNSPFYASPVFSELLKFIQKQVIPCKISEKNDKLSLVFTSIADINRVSEITREMRDFAYGNN
- the truB gene encoding tRNA pseudouridine(55) synthase TruB gives rise to the protein MSKWGNIFFREGEDFRAGAVFVVDKPLRWTSFDVVNKVRICLRKGYGKIKVGHAGTLDPLASGVVIICVGKETKKIEEYMGQEKEYVAEITFGHTTPSYDLETSFDGEFSYEQVDRACLERAVQQFVGEIEQFPPSYSAVRVDGVRAYEMARRGDEVEMKSRKVVVREIEILKVELPIVELRIVCGKGTYIRSLAHDLGKACGSGSHLSALRRTRVGDFRVEDGFKMDEIIGVLQENL